A DNA window from Macadamia integrifolia cultivar HAES 741 chromosome 4, SCU_Mint_v3, whole genome shotgun sequence contains the following coding sequences:
- the LOC122076169 gene encoding uncharacterized protein LOC122076169 — protein MEEDQEQKHVCKFCRKRFPCGRSLGGHMRSHMTMNLADTEENLSKRKAASATANGGSNNSSSFVGFEANGGHACYGLRENPKKTWRLSDSKDGLVRQGKFCKECGKGFQSWKALFGHMRCHSEKDKERVSNHSLEDDSWTSENQKLVMDSQSDNEGAAAPRRRRRSRRMRYKTVTASSSFSVANASSSVSEIEQEQEEVAMCLMMLSRDVGHWGGLNSVVAESSDNNSMVLEAGTRSSALDKRIPGKFAFDDGDETLIKSLKIKKPRDKKLERRRSEFQGNDFGFLKDDLKKVESEVSVDGFLRDDELKNTKLEDGAELGKDFSSNRKYNRKKSTLDYSEAELGNDSIEEVGMNRADSELGKYNSRKRSRSEAYYTELGGDSSKKMKHDASDSGICRDSHKRSRFECTTCSKTFHSYQALGGHRASHKKVKGCFASKIESSENSIDTDVSPDPTADSKINKSCSNETLIEEEDIAETSYGSKKSKGHECPICFKVFASGQALGGHKRSHLVGGSEYRCNQTIVIQQQLPEIRDLLDLNLPAPVEEETSGHMDFNPWWVRNNPKHEPFVGLISN, from the coding sequence ATGGAGGAAGATCAAGAACAAAAGCATGTATGCAAGTTCTGTAGAAAGAGATTCCCTTGCGGAAGATCCTTGGGAGGTCACATGAGGTCTCATATGACCATGAATTTAGCTGATACAGAGGAGAATCTCAGCAAGCGCAAAGCAGCTTCAGCTACAGCTAATGGTGGAAGCAACAACAGTAGCAGCTTCGTGGGCTTTGAAGCTAATGGTGGTCATGCTTGTTATGGTCTCAGAGAGAATCCCAAGAAGACATGGAGGCTTTCGGATTCCAAAGATGGACTGGTTCGACAAGGGAAGTTTTGTAAAGAATGTGGTAAAGGATTTCAGTCATGGAAAGCTTTGTTTGGTCATATGAGATGTCATTCTGAGAAGGATAAGGAGAGGGTCTCTAACCATAGCTTGGAGGATGATTCATGGACTAGTGAGAACCAGAAATTGGTAATGGATAGCCAATCTGACAATGAAGGTGCTGCTGCTCCGAGGCGTAGAAGGCGATCTAGAAGAATGAGGTACAAGACTGTTActgcttcatcttctttctctgtggccaatgcttcttcttctgtctCAGAGAttgaacaagaacaagaagaggTAGCCATGTGTTTGATGATGCTTTCTAGGGATGTGGGTCACTGGGGTGGGTTGAATTCTGTTGTTGCAGAGTCTTCTGATAATAATTCTATGGTTTTAGAAGCTGGAACTAGATCTTCAGCTTTGGATAAGCGAATTCCTGGAAAGTTTGCCTTTGATGATGGGGATGAGACTCTGATCAAGAGTCTAAAGATAAAGAAACCAAGAGACAAGAAGTTAGAAAGGAGAAGATCTGAATTCCAGGGTAATGATTTCGGGTTCTTGAAGGATGACCTCAAGAAGGTCGAATCCGAAGTGTCTGTGGATGGGTTTCTTAGGGATGATGAACTGAAGAATACGAAGCTTGAAGATGGAGCTGAATTGGGGAAGGATTTCTCCAGTAACAGGAAGTACAATCGTAAGAAAAGTACATTGGACTATTCTGAAGCTGAATTGGGGAACGATTCAATTGAGGAAGTTGGAATGAATCGAGCTGATTCAGAGCTTGGGAAATATAATTCAAGAAAGCGAAGCAGAAGTGAAGCATACTATACTGAATTGGGGGGTGATTCTAGCAAGAAGATGAAGCATGATGCTTCGGATTCTGGAATCTGCAGAGACAGTCATAAGAGAAGCAGGTTTGAGTGTACTACTTGCAGCAAGACATTCCATTCTTACCAAGCTCTTGGAGGACACAGAGCGAGCCACAAGAAGGTCAAAGGCTGCTTTGCTTCGAAGATCGAAAGCAGTGAAAACAGCATTGACACAGATGTTTCTCCTGATCCAACAGCTGACAGTAAGATTAACAAGTCTTGCAGCAACGAGACTCTGATCgaggaagaggacattgcagaGACAAGTTATGGATCGAAGAAGAGCAAAGGGCATGAGTGTCCAATCTGCTTCAAGGTATTTGCATCAGGTCAAGCTTTGGGTGGACACAAGAGATCCCATTTGGTTGGGGGCTCTGAATACAGATGCAATCAGACCATTGTAATTCAGCAACAGCTTCCTGAGATTCGTGACTTGCTCGATCTCAATCTCCCTGCTCCCGTTGAAGAAGAAACCAGTGGCCACATGGACTTCAATCCATGGTGGGTCAGAAACAACCCAAAGCATGAACCTTTTGTGGGTCTGATCTCTAACTGA